In Elaeis guineensis isolate ETL-2024a chromosome 1, EG11, whole genome shotgun sequence, a genomic segment contains:
- the LOC105039019 gene encoding malvidin galactosylase UGT88C3: protein MAKAARLVFVPVPGAGHLKPTLEMAKRLSSRFSITILVMQPPLDAWSPTMKSIITSAASTAIQFVELPRVNLSFDDGEDGPSIFFRFIEAQKPVVEDAIATLPSSLPIAAIIIDFFCTGIIDVAAELGIPPYIYFTASAATLGLMLYLPTIDLTYPLEMENLASKGEMIKIPSLSSPLPPLAMPDPVLNKKCDGYKWFLHHARRFQEVKGIVINTFTELEPNAIRAISEGRCVPDHPTPAIYPVGPVLSVGEQEEGHECITWLDGQPQGSVVFLCFGSMGFFNREQVVEIAVGLERSQHRFLWCLRSPPEVKYQPPRDADLGAMLPEGFLERAKGRGMVWPRWAPQAEILGHKAVGGFVSHCGWNSCLESLWAGVPMLGWPLYAEQKFNAFEITREVGVATEIRVGDGGTVGAEEVERGVRCLMGEEVEGRKARERAREVKQLGRRALEEGGSSRLALEALVKEFIKEIELVPN from the coding sequence ATGGCTAAGGCAGCAAGGCTGGTGTTTGTGCCGGTTCCGGGAGCGGGTCACTTGAAACCCACTCTCGAGATGGCAAAACGCCTTTCGAGCCGCTTCtccatcaccatcctcgtgatgcaACCCCCGTTGGATGCCTGGTCACCCACCATGAAATCCATCATTACTTCCGCCGCCTCCACCGCCATCCAATTCGTCGAGCTCCCGCGAGTCAACTTGTCCTTTGACGACGGTGAAGACGGCCCCTCCATATTCTTTCGCTTCATCGAAGCCCAGAAGCCTGTCGTAGAGGATGCCATCGCTACCCTTCCATCCTCTCTTCCCATCGCCGCAATTATTATCGATTTCTTCTGCACTGGCATAATTGATGTCGCAGCTGAACTCGGCATACCCCCATACATCTACTTCACCGCGAGCGCAGCCACCCTCGGCCTCATGCTCTACTTGCCCACTATCGATCTCACGTACCCGTTGGAGATGGAGAACTTGGCCTCCAAAGGGGAGATGATAAAGATCCCGAGCCTTTCCTCCCCGTTGCCTCCGCTGGCCATGCCAGATCCTGTGTTAAACAAGAAGTGTGACGGCTACAAATGGTTCCTCCACCATGCCCGCCGGTTCCAAGAGGTCAAGGGAATCGTGATCAACACCTTCACCGAGCTAGAACCTAATGCAATTCGTGCGATATCTGAAGGCCGATGCGTTCCAGATCACCCGACACCAGCTATCTACCCGGTAGGCCCAGTGCTATCAGTTGGTGAGCAGGAGGAGGGGCATGAGTGCATCACGTGGCTCGACGGGCAGCCACAAGGATCGGTCGTGTTCCTGTGTTTTGGGAGCATGGGGTTCTTTAACAGGGAGCAAGTGGTGGAGATCGCGGTGGGGCTCGAGCGGAGTCAGCATCGGTTCTTGTGGTGCCTGCGAAGTCCGCCGGAGGTGAAGTACCAACCACCACGCGATGCTGACCTCGGCGCAATGCTGCCTGAAGGTTTTCTGGAGCGGGCAAAAGGAAGGGGGATGGTGTGGCCGAGGTGGGCGCCACAAGCGGAAATACTGGGGCACAAGGCCGTGGGGGGATTTGTGAGCCATTGCGGGTGGAACTCATGTTTGGAGAGCTTGTGGGCTGGGGTGCCGATGCTCGGGTGGCCATTGTACGCCGAGCAGAAGTTTAATGCATTCGAAATTACGAGAGAGGTGGGAGTGGCCACGGAAATCAGGGTGGGAGATGGTGGGACGGTGGGCGCGGAGGAGGTGGAGAGAGGAGTGAGGTGTTTGATGGGAGAAGAAGTGGAGGGGAGAAAGGCGAGGGAGAGGGCGAGGGAGGTCAAACAGTTGGGCAGGAGGGCTCTCGAGGAGGGAGGTTCATCGCGGTTGGCGTTGGAGGCTTTGGTCAAGGAATTTATCAAGGAGATCGAGCTGGTGCCGAATTGA